From the genome of Gracilibacillus salitolerans, one region includes:
- the pfkB gene encoding 1-phosphofructokinase, producing MIYTVTLNPAIDYVVSLEAFHPGEVNRSQSDYKEAGGKGINVSRVLDRFGVQSTALGFVGGFTGKFITDYLTEIEIEHDFVSLKQDTRINVKLKAASEESEVNGVSPTIEEDEYQAFLLKLEQLKKGDIVILAGSLPSSLSINVYQEMVAMLKQQDVIAILDTSGAPLAEAINASPSFIKPNHHELAELFDTEVKDDQDVIRLAKQLHQEQQIDHVLVSMAKAGAIYVGVGGVMKLSAPKGTAVHSVGAGDSAVAGFIYSWQTSENAEEAAKYAVAAGSATAFSKTLCTKEEVEALLPQVNVTHI from the coding sequence ATGATTTACACCGTGACATTAAATCCAGCAATTGATTATGTAGTCAGTCTTGAAGCCTTCCATCCCGGAGAAGTGAACCGAAGTCAGTCAGACTATAAGGAAGCTGGTGGAAAAGGGATCAATGTCTCCCGTGTATTGGATCGCTTTGGCGTTCAATCAACAGCACTAGGTTTTGTCGGTGGTTTCACCGGAAAATTCATTACAGATTATTTGACAGAGATCGAGATTGAACATGATTTTGTTTCCTTAAAACAAGACACGAGAATAAATGTAAAACTAAAAGCAGCTTCAGAAGAATCAGAAGTAAATGGAGTTTCTCCAACTATAGAAGAAGATGAATATCAGGCATTTCTTTTAAAACTTGAACAGTTAAAAAAAGGTGACATCGTTATCCTGGCAGGAAGTTTGCCAAGTTCCTTGTCCATCAATGTTTATCAGGAAATGGTCGCCATGCTGAAACAACAAGATGTTATTGCGATCTTAGACACTAGTGGAGCACCTTTAGCAGAAGCTATTAATGCGAGTCCTTCGTTTATTAAGCCGAATCATCATGAATTAGCAGAGCTGTTTGATACAGAAGTGAAGGATGATCAAGACGTAATTCGATTAGCCAAACAACTGCATCAAGAGCAGCAGATTGATCATGTTCTAGTATCAATGGCAAAGGCAGGGGCTATTTATGTTGGTGTAGGTGGTGTGATGAAACTAAGTGCACCAAAAGGTACAGCAGTGCACTCAGTCGGTGCAGGAGATTCTGCAGTGGCTGGATTTATTTACAGTTGGCAGACATCAGAAAATGCAGAGGAAGCCGCTAAATATGCTGTTGCGGCAGGAAGTGCTACCGCATTTTCTAAAACACTGTGTACGAAAGAAGAAGTAGAGGCTTTACTTCCACAAGTAAACGTAACACACATATAA
- a CDS encoding PTS fructose transporter subunit IIABC: MKITELLKRDIIILEARAQSKEEIIDEMANKLAEGDYVHDKKQFAKAIWDRENQSSTGVGESVAIPHAKTSAVSTPAIAFARSKQGVDYDSLDGQPAHLFFMIAASEGANNDHLQTLSRLSTLLMDEDFRNQLMEANSTTDILNIIDAKEQEKLGKEKSEANNQQSGPELLAVTGCPTGIAHTYMAADALKDKAKELGVSIKVETNGSDGVKNRLTDEEIKNAKAIIVAADTKVELDRFAGKQVLRRGVTDGIRKPDELINTALSGNTPVYESDGSGEGSSSSGGRTGFYKHLMNGVSNMLPFVVGGGVLIALSFFFGINSADPESAEYNEFAAALMSIGGDHAFGLMVAVLAGFIGMSIADRPGFAPAMIGGFMAYTGDAGFLGGLIAGFLGGYVALGVKKLLANLPKSFDGIKTILFYPVINIFVTGLVMYVIVEPIATLMTGLESWLGGLTGTNALLLGLILGGMMAVDMGGPINKTAFTFGIAMIEAGNLGPHAAVMAGGMVPPLALALATTFFRNKFTREERDAGKTNYALGSFFITEGAIPFAAADPGRVIPSIIIGSSIAGGLSLLFGVGLPAPHGGIFVIPTVEGSGLMYIVAILIGAIISALMIGFWKKPLDKK; this comes from the coding sequence ATGAAAATAACAGAACTCTTGAAGCGTGACATAATTATTTTAGAAGCGCGCGCTCAATCAAAAGAAGAAATCATAGATGAGATGGCAAATAAATTAGCAGAAGGCGATTATGTTCATGATAAAAAGCAATTTGCTAAAGCGATCTGGGATCGTGAGAATCAAAGCAGTACAGGTGTAGGAGAAAGTGTAGCCATTCCGCATGCGAAAACAAGTGCTGTGTCCACTCCTGCAATTGCTTTTGCCAGATCAAAACAAGGTGTAGATTATGATTCATTAGATGGTCAACCAGCACATTTATTTTTCATGATTGCTGCAAGTGAAGGTGCGAACAATGACCATTTACAAACACTATCAAGATTATCTACATTGCTAATGGATGAAGATTTTCGAAACCAATTAATGGAAGCGAATTCCACAACAGATATTTTGAATATTATTGATGCGAAAGAACAGGAAAAGTTAGGAAAAGAAAAATCAGAAGCAAATAATCAACAGTCAGGACCAGAATTATTAGCTGTAACAGGATGTCCAACAGGTATTGCCCACACGTATATGGCAGCAGATGCATTGAAGGACAAGGCGAAAGAATTAGGTGTTTCCATTAAAGTAGAAACAAATGGTTCAGATGGGGTAAAAAACCGTCTGACGGATGAAGAAATAAAAAATGCCAAAGCCATTATTGTTGCGGCTGATACAAAGGTAGAGTTAGATCGATTTGCTGGTAAGCAAGTGTTGCGCCGAGGGGTAACAGACGGTATTCGCAAGCCTGATGAATTAATTAATACAGCGCTTAGTGGTAATACACCAGTTTATGAGAGTGATGGCAGTGGTGAAGGGTCCAGTTCAAGTGGTGGACGTACAGGGTTCTATAAACACTTAATGAATGGTGTTTCTAATATGCTGCCATTTGTTGTTGGTGGCGGGGTATTAATTGCATTATCCTTTTTCTTTGGTATAAATTCTGCAGATCCGGAAAGCGCGGAATATAATGAATTTGCCGCCGCCTTAATGAGTATTGGTGGTGATCATGCCTTTGGGTTAATGGTAGCTGTATTAGCAGGTTTTATTGGAATGAGTATTGCAGACAGACCAGGTTTTGCTCCTGCTATGATTGGTGGGTTTATGGCCTATACAGGTGATGCAGGTTTCCTTGGTGGTTTGATCGCCGGTTTCTTAGGTGGTTATGTAGCCTTAGGTGTTAAAAAGCTCTTAGCAAATTTACCGAAGTCATTTGATGGAATTAAAACGATTCTATTTTACCCAGTTATTAATATATTTGTTACTGGACTTGTCATGTATGTTATTGTCGAGCCAATCGCTACGCTTATGACTGGTCTGGAGTCATGGTTAGGCGGTTTAACAGGTACCAATGCGTTATTGTTAGGTCTTATTTTAGGCGGTATGATGGCTGTCGATATGGGAGGCCCCATCAACAAAACAGCTTTTACGTTTGGTATTGCAATGATCGAAGCAGGAAACTTGGGACCACATGCAGCAGTAATGGCAGGTGGTATGGTGCCGCCATTAGCATTGGCGTTAGCCACAACATTCTTCCGTAACAAGTTTACGAGGGAAGAGCGTGATGCAGGTAAGACAAACTATGCCTTGGGCTCATTCTTTATCACAGAAGGTGCAATTCCATTCGCAGCAGCTGATCCCGGACGGGTAATTCCTTCTATTATTATTGGTTCTTCAATAGCGGGAGGATTATCATTACTATTCGGTGTTGGTTTACCAGCACCACATGGTGGAATATTTGTTATTCCAACAGTTGAAGGAAGCGGCTTGATGTATATTGTCGCGATTCTTATTGGTGCTATTATTTCGGCATTAATGATTGGGTTTTGGAAGAAACCATTGGATAAAAAATAA
- a CDS encoding DeoR/GlpR family DNA-binding transcription regulator, producing the protein MLTIERQEIILSLLREKDVVKVKEMCEVTNASESTIRRDLTELEKHQYIKRVHGGASLLKKKREEPSLLEKSTINQQEKSVIAQKAASFIEEGDSIYLDAGSSTMELIPFLKDKSVMVVTNGIPHVQLLIEYGIETYCISGKAKKDTAALVGTKAVDAIKEYRFDKCFLGINGVHLEQGLTTPDPEEASVKQTALAQSQVRYVLADPSKFGEVSFANVADLASVHIITTNGLSDEQQENISKQTTLEVVPL; encoded by the coding sequence ATGCTGACGATTGAGCGACAAGAAATCATTTTATCGTTATTAAGAGAAAAAGATGTCGTAAAAGTAAAAGAAATGTGTGAAGTCACCAACGCTTCTGAATCAACCATTCGCAGAGATTTAACAGAGCTAGAAAAGCATCAATATATTAAACGAGTTCATGGTGGTGCATCACTATTAAAAAAGAAACGAGAAGAACCGTCACTTCTCGAAAAGTCGACGATAAATCAACAGGAAAAAAGTGTGATTGCACAAAAAGCTGCTTCTTTTATTGAAGAGGGTGATTCGATTTACCTGGATGCTGGTTCATCAACCATGGAGTTAATACCTTTTTTAAAAGATAAATCGGTCATGGTTGTTACCAATGGAATTCCTCATGTGCAGTTACTTATTGAATATGGGATCGAAACTTATTGTATTTCCGGGAAGGCTAAAAAAGATACTGCTGCACTCGTCGGTACCAAAGCAGTCGATGCAATCAAAGAATATCGTTTCGATAAATGCTTTCTAGGTATCAATGGGGTCCATCTGGAACAAGGATTAACTACCCCGGATCCAGAAGAGGCAAGTGTAAAACAAACGGCACTGGCACAATCACAAGTAAGATATGTATTAGCAGATCCCTCAAAGTTCGGGGAAGTATCTTTCGCTAATGTAGCTGATTTAGCAAGTGTTCATATCATTACGACCAACGGTTTATCAGACGAACAACAAGAAAATATTAGCAAGCAAACAACTTTGGAGGTGGTACCGTTATGA